Proteins co-encoded in one Stomoxys calcitrans chromosome 5, idStoCalc2.1, whole genome shotgun sequence genomic window:
- the LOC106090891 gene encoding LOW QUALITY PROTEIN: anaphase-promoting complex subunit 2 (The sequence of the model RefSeq protein was modified relative to this genomic sequence to represent the inferred CDS: substituted 1 base at 1 genomic stop codon): MEKINIRRQIINTLKTSLEISILHPGVNTMDILIGYVAAIKAIRXLDSSGVILETIRKRSGTLRCVVTSLTETESGPTDLSEELAKGDATKDGGTAGNVNDELSNWENWQPDPFVLENSVQPRAVNTSRCTNIITMVVDSFGSKELFMSEYRNLLADRLLTQLAFSPEKAIRNLKLRFGKSLLHNCEVMPKDITDSKRINSHIHSDPKYVERFPVLYCWYVNH; the protein is encoded by the coding sequence ATGGAAAAGATTAACATAAGGCGTCAGATTATCAACACTTTGAAAACCTCATTGGAGATAAGCATTTTACATCCGGGGGTAAATACCATGgatattttaattggctatgtgGCTGCCATCAAGGCCATACGTTAACTGGACAGCAGTGGAGTTATTTTGGAAACAATAAGAAAACGTAGTGGTACTCTACGTTGTGTGGTTACAAGTCTAACTGAAACTGAATCAGGTCCCACCGATTTGTCGGAAGAACTGGCCAAAGGTGATGCGACCAAAGATGGTGGTACCGCAGGCAATGTCAACGATGAACTCAGTAATTGGGAAAATTGGCAACCCGATCCTTTTGTTCTGGAAAATTCCGTACAACCAAGAGCTGTAAATACCTCACGTTGTACCAATATCATCACCATGGTCGTGGATAGCTTTGGCAGTAAAGAATTATTTATGAGTGAATATCGAAATTTGCTGGCAGACCGTTTGCTTACACAACTGGCATTCAGCCCTGAGAAAGCGATAAGAAATTTGAAATTAAGGTTTGGAAAATCTCTACTGCACAATTGTGAAGTTATGCCTAAGGATATAACGGATTCGAAACGCATCAACAGCCACATACACAGTGATCCTAAATATGTCGAAC